A genomic window from Solanum dulcamara chromosome 11, daSolDulc1.2, whole genome shotgun sequence includes:
- the LOC129874235 gene encoding thiosulfate sulfurtransferase 16, chloroplastic-like isoform X2, with the protein MSTISLHSTSFSLLEYQVPKNLTNRINGSVSLIPMARSQFQPQKRRNIGTSNRNPSFSWMATVGEKVQSSTIPTSVPVRVALELLQAGHHYLDVRTAEEFSDGHAVGAINIPYMLRIGSGMIKNPNFLEEVLDHFGKDDEIIIGCQLGKRSFMAATDLLAAGFTGVTDIAGGYAAWTESGLPTAS; encoded by the exons ATGAGTACCATTTCCCTTCATTCAACCTCATTTTCACTTCTTGAGTATCAAGTTCCCAAGAATTTGACAAACAG GATCAATGGATCAGTGTCCTTGATTCCAATGGCAAGGTCTCAATTTCAGCCTCAAAAAAGACGTAATATTGGTACTAGCAATAGAAATCCAAGCTTTAG CTGGATGGCAACAGTTGGAGAAAAAGTACAGTCCTCCACTATTCCTACTTCTGTTCCAGTTCGAGTTGCACTTGAATTGCTTCAAGCTGGACATCATTATTTAGATGTCAG AACTGCTGAAGAGTTCAGTGATGGGCATGCTGTTGGGGCCATAAATATTCCTTACATGCTTAGAATTGGCTCAG GGATGATAAAGAACCCAAATTTCTTGGAGGAAGTGTTAGACCATTTTGGGAAGGATGATGAAATTATAATT GGGTGCCAGTTGGGTAAGAGATCATTTATGGCTGCAACTGATCTTCTTGCTGCT GGATTTACTGGGGTAACTGACATTGCTGGAGGATATGCTGCTTGGACAGAGAGTGGACTTCCGACTGCGTCTTGA
- the LOC129874235 gene encoding thiosulfate sulfurtransferase 16, chloroplastic-like isoform X1 produces MSTISLHSTSFSLLEYQVPKNLTNRSRINGSVSLIPMARSQFQPQKRRNIGTSNRNPSFSWMATVGEKVQSSTIPTSVPVRVALELLQAGHHYLDVRTAEEFSDGHAVGAINIPYMLRIGSGMIKNPNFLEEVLDHFGKDDEIIIGCQLGKRSFMAATDLLAAGFTGVTDIAGGYAAWTESGLPTAS; encoded by the exons ATGAGTACCATTTCCCTTCATTCAACCTCATTTTCACTTCTTGAGTATCAAGTTCCCAAGAATTTGACAAACAG AAGCAGGATCAATGGATCAGTGTCCTTGATTCCAATGGCAAGGTCTCAATTTCAGCCTCAAAAAAGACGTAATATTGGTACTAGCAATAGAAATCCAAGCTTTAG CTGGATGGCAACAGTTGGAGAAAAAGTACAGTCCTCCACTATTCCTACTTCTGTTCCAGTTCGAGTTGCACTTGAATTGCTTCAAGCTGGACATCATTATTTAGATGTCAG AACTGCTGAAGAGTTCAGTGATGGGCATGCTGTTGGGGCCATAAATATTCCTTACATGCTTAGAATTGGCTCAG GGATGATAAAGAACCCAAATTTCTTGGAGGAAGTGTTAGACCATTTTGGGAAGGATGATGAAATTATAATT GGGTGCCAGTTGGGTAAGAGATCATTTATGGCTGCAACTGATCTTCTTGCTGCT GGATTTACTGGGGTAACTGACATTGCTGGAGGATATGCTGCTTGGACAGAGAGTGGACTTCCGACTGCGTCTTGA
- the LOC129873944 gene encoding protein IQ-DOMAIN 20, which translates to MRMSKKNWFGNIRKKLFRSSPPNKNIIVLHNNTITNRTSSANGRSSTKNNKGYTYFMSKEDMAAITIQSHFRGHLARRAFKALKSLVRLQAVVRGACVRRQARIALHCMHALARLQVTVRARQLLSKCNDRVVNH; encoded by the exons ATGAGGATGTCCAAGAAGAATTGGTTTGGCAATATCCGAAAGAAACTATTCAGGTCATCTCctccaaataaaaatattattgttctACATAACAACACAATTACCAATAGGACCAGCAGCGCCAATGGACGGTCATCTACAAAGAACAATAAGGGCTACACCTATTTTATGTCTAAAGAGGATATGGCTGCTATTACTATCCAATCTCATTTTAGGGGTCATCTT gcGAGACGGGCGTTTAAGGCACTGAAAAGCCTTGTGAGGCTTCAAGCAGTGGTACGAGGGGCATGTGTGAGAAGACAAGCAAGGATAGCTCTGCATTGCATGCACGCCCTTGCACGGTTGCAAGTTACTGTCCGAGCTAGGCAACTGCTCAGTAAGTGCAATGACCGTGTAGTTAACCATTGA